A segment of the Posidoniimonas polymericola genome:
CTCTTCACAGCCGAGGCAGCATGAGAGAGTCAAAGAACTCTGCAAAGTCGGGCGCAAGGACCGTAATTCCTTCGTTCCGCATTGCCTCCTTTTTCACTCTCGAAGCCCCTAGCAACCCAGCGATCTCCTTGTACTCGATTTGTCCCTTCTCGTTGCCCGCAATCCTAAGGAGGAGCAAGTCATCTCGACAGCATCGCCCGATAGCTAGAGTGTCGTCCGGAACCAGGCCGGCATACTTGAAGAGTGTGAATGCCAAACTTTCGTGGTCTGCAAACTCTGAAGGTTTAGCTAGATTGTTATCTACCCAGCACAGCCAATCCACCCAATAGTCAGTATCTGAACCAATCGCAAAAACATTCCTCGCCGGCAGGCCGCCATTGTGACAACTCAAGAAATCCTTGTACTCCGATGGCAGTTGACAATCAAGCTGCAGTTCCAGATTGTTAACTTCGGACTCTGAAATCGGCACACGCCGTCTCGCCATGTCGAATTCCATATTGCATTCCCTGATAGTACGAGTTGACAACTTTACCTGTATCCACCGCCCCAGATCTTTGCTCCGCCAGAATGACCAATCTTGTCGTGAACTGAAAACGGGACGAGATGCATCCATCCTTTCTTGTTATCGTGATGCCAAGTCATCGGTTCATTAATCCCCGGCTCTTTGGTCCAGTCATATCCAGCAGGCTTTCCAAGTTCCCTGTTGGCCGCCGCATAGTCGGCTCTCGGATTTCCTGTCGGCTTGATCTTAACTTTCCTCTTTATAGCAGCGTCCCCAAATTGAATCAGCCTCCCGTATTTCGGATGGCGGAAGACCTTGACGGTGTGCAAGTATCCCGTTGCATCGGCTATATGTATCAGATGTGAATAGCTAGCCCGGTAGTTTGCAAACCGCAATGCAGCTTGCTTGGCCCTCCCGGCCAGACTACGCCCACTAGAGCAGGAAACGGGGACAGGTCCAATACTGTTCGGCCCAAGATATGTAGCGTTTGTGGCGTGGGTCTAGAGGAGGAGGGTCGCGTG
Coding sequences within it:
- a CDS encoding SMI1/KNR4 family protein, with the translated sequence MEFDMARRRVPISESEVNNLELQLDCQLPSEYKDFLSCHNGGLPARNVFAIGSDTDYWVDWLCWVDNNLAKPSEFADHESLAFTLFKYAGLVPDDTLAIGRCCRDDLLLLRIAGNEKGQIEYKEIAGLLGASRVKKEAMRNEGITVLAPDFAEFFDSLMLPRL
- a CDS encoding HNH endonuclease; amino-acid sequence: MHTVKVFRHPKYGRLIQFGDAAIKRKVKIKPTGNPRADYAAANRELGKPAGYDWTKEPGINEPMTWHHDNKKGWMHLVPFSVHDKIGHSGGAKIWGGGYR